The DNA segment ACGCGTCTGTTGAAGGTGCGCCTGTCGAAGCCACGTCTGGTGAAGCTGCCTTCGCTCATGCCGAACTCCCCACGGCGTTACGGAAATTACGGGGGTGAACCGCTGAGACGGTACCGGTCGATCTCGCGTTTATCCACACTCAGGACAAAGTTGGCCCCAGTACGGCCGTAGGTATTGGCGAGGCGTTCAAAGGGGTCTAGCTTCCTTGTCGCTGTTGCTGTGACCGTGGAGGTGCCCATGCACGTGCGAGGGTTGAGCACGACCAGACAGACCTGGGTGGCCACTGTGACCGCCGGGATCGTCGCCGCCGGGCTGATGTCCGCCCCGGCAGCCGACGCACGCCCGGCCCCGGAGCCACCCCTGACAACGATGTCCATCAAGTCGCCCCCAGGCGGCGCGAATGTACGAGTGCTCATCTTCTATGGGTCCGCGGCCGGCGGCGAGGAGTCGCCCGTGGTGAACGCCGGCATCGGGGCGATCGAGAAGATCGGCCTGTCGGGCCCGGCCGACCAGCGCTTCAAGACCGAGGCCACGAACGACGCCTCGGTCTTCACCAATGAGACCAAGCTGGGCCGCTTCAACACGATCGTGTTCCTGACCGGCGGCGGCGACGTCCTCGACCCCGAGCAGGAGGCGGGCCTGGAGGCCTACATGGAAGCGGGCGGCGGTTTCGTCGGCGTCCATGACGCGGCCCGTGCCGAGCCGTACTCGGACTGGTTCACCGGCCTGGTCGGCGCCCGCCCGGCGGCCGGCGGCCCGACGAATGTGCAGCGGGCCGTCGTTGAGGTCGGTGATCGGCAGCACCCGGCCTCCAAGGAGCTGCCGGTGCAGTGGAAACGGCCGGACAAGTGGCTGAACTGGGCGAAGAACCCGTCGGGCGCGGTGCACACGGTCGCCCGGGTCCGGGAGTCCTCGTACCAGCCGGGCACCGGCGCCAACGGCTGGGACCACCCGGTGAGTTGGTGCCGTGACTACGACGGCGGCCGCTCCTTCTACACGGGTATGGGCGGCACGGCGTCGTCGTACGACGAGACCGACTTCCGGACCCATCTGCGCGGTGCCCTGCTGTGGACGACGCGGCTGGTCCAGGCCGACTGCAAGGCCACGATCACCGGCAACTACAAGGCCGAGCGGCTCACCCAGCCCAACCAGCCCGGCCAGAACGACCAGATCGGCGAGCCGCACGGCCTGGTCACCGCTCCCGACGGCCGTGTGCTCTACATCGGCCGGGGCGGCGCCGACTCCTCCCAGCCGGTCGTCACCGACTGGAACAACCCGGAGATCGGCAAGGGCAAGGGCGAGATCCACGTCTACGACCCGAGGACCAAGAAGGTCACCCTGGCCGGGGCGCTCACGGTCTTCGGCAACAAGGGCGGCGGCGACGAGCTGATCAAGGTGGAGGAGGGGCTCCTCGGCATCGAGCTCGATCCACGCTTCGAGGACAACGGCTGGGTGTATCTGCACTACACCCCGCACTCCCAGCTCAACCGCGACACGAGGATGGCCGAGCGGCGCGTCTCCCGCTTCACGCTCGACCTCGCCACCGACAAGCTCGACCTGAGCAGTGAGAAGGTCCTGCTCAAGTGGCCGGTGCAGGTGCACAGTTGCTGTCACTCGGGCGGCGGGATGGCCTGGGACTCCAAGGGCAACCTGTACATCGCGACCGGCGACAACAACTCCAGTGGCTTCAGCGGCGGTTACTCGGGCAACAACCCCGAGCCCAACTACAAGGGCGTGTCCTTCGCCGACGCGCGCCGCACCGCCGGTAAC comes from the Streptomyces sp. NBC_00443 genome and includes:
- a CDS encoding ThuA domain-containing protein — its product is MHVRGLSTTRQTWVATVTAGIVAAGLMSAPAADARPAPEPPLTTMSIKSPPGGANVRVLIFYGSAAGGEESPVVNAGIGAIEKIGLSGPADQRFKTEATNDASVFTNETKLGRFNTIVFLTGGGDVLDPEQEAGLEAYMEAGGGFVGVHDAARAEPYSDWFTGLVGARPAAGGPTNVQRAVVEVGDRQHPASKELPVQWKRPDKWLNWAKNPSGAVHTVARVRESSYQPGTGANGWDHPVSWCRDYDGGRSFYTGMGGTASSYDETDFRTHLRGALLWTTRLVQADCKATITGNYKAERLTQPNQPGQNDQIGEPHGLVTAPDGRVLYIGRGGADSSQPVVTDWNNPEIGKGKGEIHVYDPRTKKVTLAGALTVFGNKGGGDELIKVEEGLLGIELDPRFEDNGWVYLHYTPHSQLNRDTRMAERRVSRFTLDLATDKLDLSSEKVLLKWPVQVHSCCHSGGGMAWDSKGNLYIATGDNNSSGFSGGYSGNNPEPNYKGVSFADARRTAGNTNNLNGKILRIHPEPDGTYTLPEGNLFTGRETDEGGGKTRGEIYVMGVRNPARISVDKQTDVLYAGWVGPDAGAPSTTWGPAKYDTFAVITKASNRGWPYCMGNKQPYRDRNLPDPTKPLGWYDCDQPKNESPNNDGLVNLPPVTGNNIWYSPQGGAPDFPRDANGVPSYKQEEATYALPWLKGGGQAAMNGPVYRYDAASAGDTKWPAYWDGKWFVGDFYDADQPRNAVITDPKTHGDGGLPIHSESLKKIVPIGNDGIKNLMDWKFGPDGVLYVLDYGRGFFTSDAKSALWRVTYTGGAPTPAAEQLARGAQ